The following coding sequences are from one Musa acuminata AAA Group cultivar baxijiao chromosome BXJ1-6, Cavendish_Baxijiao_AAA, whole genome shotgun sequence window:
- the LOC135676740 gene encoding vacuolar protein sorting-associated protein 60.1-like encodes MKRVFGAKKNKEPPPTIQEATDRINKRGETVDEKIKKLDAELARYKEQIKKTRPGPAQEAVKARAMRVLKQKRMYEGQRDMMYNQTFNLDQVAFATEGLKDAQQTMSALKSANKELKGVMKTVNISDIDSMQDEMLDMMDISTEIQESLGRSYNVPDDIDEEELFGELDALEADMGAEIESDAVPSYLQPDRESDLDSELNLPAAPTGNAAAVHNRVNPQDDLGLPAVPQASLRN; translated from the exons ATGAAGCGAGTTTTTGGGGCCAAGAAGAACAAGGAGCCGCCGCCGACGATTCAGGAGGCGACCGATAGG ataaataaaaggggagaaacagttgatgagaaaatcaagaaactTGATGCTGAATTAGCTAGATACAAGGAGCAGATCAAGAAGACACGACCTGGTCCTGCTCAAGAAGCTGTCAAAGCCCGAGCAATGAGGGTTCTTAAGCAAAAGAGGAT GTATGAGGGACAGCGTGACATGATGTATAACCAGACATTCAACCTCGACCAAGTTGCCTTTGCTACAGAGGGACTTAAAGATGCTCAACAGACA ATGTCAGCACTGAAGTCTGCAAACAAGGAGTTGAAAGGGGTGATGAAAACTGTGAATATTTCAGATATAGAT AGTATGCAAGACGAGATGCTTGATATGATGGATATTAGTACAGaaatccaagaatcacttggaagaagCTACAATGTCCCTGATGACATTGATGAGGAAGAACTATTTGGTG AGCTTGATGCTTTGGAAGCTGACATGGGAGCAGAGATTGAATCTGATGCAGTTCCATCTTATCTTCAACCAGATAGGGAATCTGACCTGGATTCAGAACTCAACTTACCTGCAGCTCCAACAGGCAATGCTGCAGCAGTGCACAACAGAGTCAATCCCCAG